Proteins from one Pseudomonas bijieensis genomic window:
- a CDS encoding NAD(P)H-hydrate dehydratase yields MPHTKDDFPDALYSAAQVRALDAQLIAAGTAGFELMQRAARATWRAIVRRWPDARELTVLAGHGNNAGDGYLVATLARRAGWSVRVLTVGEPRRLQGDAANAHAEAVAVGVPMEPWSDEAELRGVLLDALLGTGLSGDVREPYVQAIDTINVSGLPVAAVDIPSGLCADTGRVLGTAVTADLTVTFIGLKLGLFTGEAADRVGELVFNDLHADPDIVEATPASARLLSPHNLPRLTPRAATSHKGKFGHVLLIGGDRGFGGAIQMSAESALRCGAGMVSMATRSEHVAAALTRLPEVMVQGTHSANQLMGLLQQASVLVVGPGLGQAAWGRSLLSAAANASLPQVWDADALNLLSNGDVGLPEQCVITPHPGEAARLLGISTAQVQADRPAAAHALSQKYTTTVILKGAGSLIASPDGRLAVCSQGHPAMATAGLGDVLAGVVGALLAQGMESFEAACLAVWLHASAGAQAGRAGRGLAATDLIPTIRQLLEEHSPCLK; encoded by the coding sequence ATGCCGCACACTAAAGATGATTTTCCCGACGCGCTGTACAGTGCTGCGCAGGTCCGGGCCCTCGACGCACAACTGATCGCGGCCGGCACCGCCGGTTTCGAATTGATGCAGCGTGCTGCCCGCGCCACCTGGCGAGCGATTGTTCGGCGCTGGCCTGACGCCCGCGAACTGACCGTGCTGGCCGGGCATGGCAACAATGCGGGTGATGGCTACCTGGTCGCTACCCTGGCCCGGCGCGCTGGCTGGTCGGTGCGGGTGCTGACGGTGGGCGAGCCCCGGCGATTGCAGGGCGACGCGGCCAATGCCCATGCCGAAGCCGTGGCGGTGGGCGTGCCGATGGAGCCATGGTCGGATGAGGCAGAGTTGCGTGGCGTATTGCTGGACGCACTGCTGGGCACGGGCCTGAGTGGCGATGTGCGCGAGCCTTATGTGCAGGCCATCGATACGATCAATGTCAGCGGCCTGCCGGTCGCGGCGGTGGATATTCCCTCGGGGTTGTGTGCCGACACCGGGCGGGTGCTGGGCACGGCGGTGACGGCTGACCTGACCGTGACCTTCATTGGCTTGAAACTGGGCCTGTTTACCGGCGAAGCGGCGGACCGGGTCGGTGAACTGGTATTCAATGATCTGCACGCCGACCCAGATATTGTTGAAGCCACACCGGCCAGTGCCCGACTGCTTTCACCCCATAATCTGCCACGTCTGACACCTCGCGCCGCCACGTCCCACAAAGGCAAGTTCGGTCACGTGCTGTTGATCGGTGGCGACCGGGGTTTTGGCGGTGCGATCCAGATGAGTGCCGAAAGCGCCCTGCGCTGCGGTGCGGGCATGGTGTCGATGGCGACCCGCAGCGAGCATGTAGCGGCTGCGCTGACGCGTTTACCTGAAGTCATGGTGCAGGGTACCCATTCGGCGAACCAATTGATGGGCTTGCTCCAACAGGCCAGCGTGCTGGTGGTCGGGCCAGGCCTGGGCCAGGCCGCTTGGGGGCGTAGCCTGTTGTCGGCGGCGGCCAATGCGTCGCTGCCGCAAGTGTGGGATGCCGATGCGCTGAACCTGCTGAGCAACGGTGACGTTGGTTTGCCCGAGCAGTGTGTGATCACCCCACACCCGGGCGAGGCGGCGCGATTGCTGGGGATATCCACAGCCCAGGTGCAAGCCGATCGCCCGGCGGCGGCCCATGCATTGAGTCAGAAATACACCACCACGGTGATCCTCAAGGGCGCCGGCAGCCTGATTGCCAGCCCGGATGGTCGCCTGGCGGTTTGCAGCCAGGGCCATCCGGCCATGGCCACGGCGGGCCTGGGGGATGTGTTGGCCGGCGTGGTCGGTGCCTTGCTCGCCCAGGGCATGGAGAGCTTCGAGGCCGCGTGCCTGGCGGTCTGGCTGCATGCCAGTGCTGGCGCCCAGGCCGGTCGTGCGGGGCGGGGGTTGGCGGCGAC
- the queG gene encoding tRNA epoxyqueuosine(34) reductase QueG, which yields MPAIPTDLPALAQSIKEWGRELGFQQVGISGLDLAEHEQHLQRWLDAGYHGEMDYMGAHGSKRSHPEELVPGTLRVVSLRMDYLSGDTHMAQMLGQPEKAYVSRYALGRDYHKLIRKRVQQLAEKIQAVIGPFGYRAFVDSAPVLEKAIAEQAGLGWIGKNTLVLNRKAGSYFFLSELFVDLPLPVDPPHASEHCGKCTACLDICPTNAFVGPYVLDARRCISYLTIELKNAIPEELRPLIGNRVFGCDDCQIVCPWNRFARPSGESDFKPRHNLDNAGLAELFMWDEATFLSSTEGSPLRRAGYERWLRNLAVGLGNAPSTIPVLQALEARRDYPSELVREHVEWALRQHAERQTSSL from the coding sequence ATGCCTGCCATTCCCACAGACCTCCCCGCCCTCGCCCAATCCATCAAGGAATGGGGCCGCGAGCTGGGTTTCCAGCAGGTCGGCATCAGCGGCCTGGACCTTGCCGAGCATGAGCAACACCTGCAACGCTGGCTCGACGCCGGCTACCACGGCGAAATGGACTACATGGGCGCCCACGGCAGCAAACGCTCACACCCCGAGGAGCTGGTGCCAGGTACGCTGCGGGTGGTGTCCCTGCGCATGGACTACCTGTCGGGCGACACGCACATGGCGCAGATGCTCGGTCAACCGGAGAAAGCCTACGTCTCGCGTTATGCGTTGGGCCGCGATTACCACAAATTGATCCGTAAACGCGTGCAACAACTGGCAGAAAAAATTCAGGCGGTCATCGGCCCCTTCGGTTATCGCGCCTTCGTCGACAGCGCGCCGGTGCTGGAAAAAGCCATCGCCGAACAGGCCGGGCTGGGCTGGATCGGTAAAAACACCTTGGTGCTGAACCGCAAGGCCGGCAGCTATTTCTTCTTGAGCGAGCTATTTGTCGATCTGCCCCTGCCGGTGGACCCGCCCCATGCCAGCGAACATTGCGGAAAATGCACCGCATGCCTGGATATCTGTCCTACAAATGCCTTCGTCGGGCCCTACGTGCTTGACGCCCGACGCTGCATTTCCTACCTGACCATCGAACTGAAAAACGCCATCCCCGAGGAGCTGCGGCCGTTGATCGGCAACCGGGTGTTCGGCTGTGATGACTGCCAGATCGTCTGTCCATGGAACCGCTTCGCCCGACCGTCCGGGGAAAGCGACTTCAAACCACGGCACAACCTGGACAATGCCGGGTTGGCCGAGCTGTTCATGTGGGACGAGGCGACTTTCCTCAGCAGCACCGAAGGTTCACCGCTGCGCCGCGCCGGCTACGAGCGCTGGCTGCGCAACCTGGCGGTGGGCCTGGGTAATGCGCCCTCGACGATTCCCGTGCTGCAAGCTCTGGAGGCCCGGCGCGACTACCCGTCGGAGCTGGTGCGCGAGCACGTGGAGTGGGCGTTGCGCCAACATGCCGAGCGTCAAACTTCGTCGTTGTAG
- a CDS encoding trimeric intracellular cation channel family protein: MMLLMLYLIAITAEAMTGALSAGRRGMDWFGVVLIACVTALGGGSVRDVLLGHYPLTWVKHPEYLVLTTAAAMLTVFLARWMRHLRSLFLVLDAVGLVAFTLIGCMTALEMGHGMLVASVSGVITGVFGGILRDIFCNDIPLIFRRELYASVSFAAAWCYLLCVFLQLPNEQAILITLFGGFLLRLLAIRFHWEMPKFVYNDEV; encoded by the coding sequence ATCATGTTGCTGATGCTTTATCTGATCGCCATCACCGCCGAAGCCATGACCGGCGCCTTGTCTGCCGGGCGTCGGGGCATGGACTGGTTCGGCGTGGTGCTGATCGCCTGTGTCACGGCGCTGGGTGGCGGCTCGGTGCGCGACGTGCTGCTCGGTCATTACCCGCTCACATGGGTCAAGCACCCCGAATACCTGGTGCTGACCACGGCAGCGGCGATGCTGACGGTGTTCCTGGCGCGCTGGATGCGCCATTTGCGCTCGTTGTTCCTGGTGCTCGACGCCGTGGGCCTGGTGGCGTTCACCCTGATCGGCTGCATGACGGCCCTGGAAATGGGTCATGGCATGCTGGTGGCGTCGGTCAGTGGGGTGATCACCGGGGTGTTCGGCGGCATTCTGCGGGACATCTTCTGCAACGATATTCCGCTGATCTTCCGTCGTGAACTTTACGCCAGCGTCTCGTTTGCCGCGGCATGGTGTTATCTGCTGTGTGTCTTCCTGCAACTGCCGAACGAACAAGCGATCCTCATCACCTTGTTCGGTGGTTTCCTGTTGCGGCTCCTGGCGATTCGCTTCCACTGGGAAATGCCGAAGTTCGTCTACAACGACGAAGTTTGA